Proteins encoded together in one uncultured Flavobacterium sp. window:
- a CDS encoding MarR family transcriptional regulator, whose protein sequence is MKDKTIDYILRATWQAVSRMYNEEAAKYDATMATGFALLSIDKEDGTPSTALGPRMGMEATSLTRTLKSMEDKGLIVRKKNPSDGRGVLIYLTEFGKEKRELSKNTVLKFNETVRKHVSDEKLKHFIEVSEIINELIHDKNIFNQTEKIENE, encoded by the coding sequence ATGAAAGACAAAACAATAGATTATATTTTGAGAGCTACATGGCAAGCCGTATCAAGAATGTATAACGAGGAAGCTGCTAAATACGATGCGACTATGGCAACGGGATTTGCGCTTTTGAGTATTGATAAGGAAGACGGGACTCCTTCGACGGCTTTAGGACCAAGAATGGGTATGGAAGCCACAAGCCTTACGAGAACATTGAAATCAATGGAGGATAAGGGTTTGATTGTTCGCAAAAAAAATCCTAGTGATGGTCGCGGTGTTTTAATCTACCTGACTGAATTTGGCAAAGAAAAAAGAGAATTATCTAAGAATACGGTTTTAAAATTTAATGAAACAGTTAGAAAACATGTTTCTGATGAAAAGCTTAAACATTTTATCGAAGTTTCTGAAATCATTAATGAACTAATTCACGATAAAAACATATTTAATCAAACAGAAAAAATAGAAAATGAATAA
- a CDS encoding TatD family hydrolase, protein MNTYIDIGINLTNKQFQNDIDDVVQNALDADVSQMILTGTSIRNSEESARLAKEYPGILYSTAGIHPHDAKSFDAQSISKLRNLLKLKHVVSVGECGLDFDRDFSPRNIQETCYKAQLELAIEVQKPLFLHERAAFTKFMSITKEYLPQLPKAVVHCFTGSLQEAKTYLDNGFYLGFTGAISDSKRFDHLKEVIQYVPLDRIMIETDAPFMLPKNTPNSLLKKYHERRCEPAFLPFVAATVAQFKGVSGIVVAEETTRNAKNFFGI, encoded by the coding sequence ATGAATACATACATAGATATCGGAATTAATTTAACCAATAAACAATTCCAAAACGACATAGACGATGTTGTACAAAATGCTTTGGATGCCGATGTATCGCAAATGATACTAACTGGAACAAGCATAAGAAACAGTGAAGAATCAGCTCGACTGGCAAAAGAATATCCGGGAATATTATATTCCACAGCTGGAATTCACCCGCATGATGCGAAGAGTTTTGATGCGCAGAGTATTTCGAAACTGCGAAATTTATTAAAACTGAAACACGTAGTTTCAGTTGGCGAATGCGGACTCGATTTTGATCGTGATTTTTCGCCCAGAAATATTCAGGAAACGTGTTACAAAGCACAATTAGAATTAGCAATCGAAGTTCAGAAACCTTTGTTTTTGCACGAAAGAGCTGCTTTTACAAAGTTTATGAGTATTACAAAAGAGTATTTGCCTCAATTGCCAAAAGCCGTTGTACATTGTTTTACCGGAAGTTTGCAAGAAGCCAAAACCTATCTTGATAACGGATTTTATCTTGGTTTTACCGGAGCAATTTCAGACAGTAAACGTTTTGATCATTTAAAAGAAGTGATTCAGTACGTTCCGCTTGATAGAATAATGATCGAAACCGATGCGCCGTTTATGCTCCCAAAAAATACTCCGAATAGTCTCCTGAAAAAATACCACGAACGCCGTTGCGAACCTGCTTTTCTGCCTTTTGTTGCAGCGACCGTAGCGCAGTTTAAAGGAGTTTCGGGAATTGTAGTTGCTGAGGAAACGACGAGAAATGCCAAGAACTTTTTTGGCATTTAA
- a CDS encoding multicopper oxidase domain-containing protein has protein sequence MKEQNKTLLLFSFLLITTFSFSQNERLIIGRTTGKLFIKNDLVIRTFGFANSLSGQVTLPGYDIDVKEGDSVNIDFWNISQGNPVSLYCKEIEFTQQNKQKKIMNKKEPVHHMEHGFYSFQAKKSGTYLYYSPENYPFNLQAGMFGVIIIRPKEKDSLADKPSTERLWCSNEIDTKWHTDAIMGTEYDDSNKPILLPDYKPNYFLINGETILRNKGLQSLQHKKNAVLLRLVNAGLCIHEIIFPLGTKLQFISGNGNHIKALSTGYNIEIDPGECLELYAFLEDTAEKAKIRYQFINPLTKKIYHQADIPVFY, from the coding sequence ATGAAAGAACAGAATAAAACCTTATTGCTATTTTCTTTTTTACTAATTACCACATTTTCATTTTCTCAAAATGAAAGATTAATTATTGGTAGAACAACCGGTAAGTTGTTTATTAAGAATGATTTAGTGATAAGGACTTTTGGTTTTGCCAATTCGCTTTCAGGACAGGTTACTTTACCGGGATATGATATTGATGTAAAAGAAGGAGATAGTGTGAATATCGATTTCTGGAACATTTCTCAGGGAAATCCAGTCTCTTTATATTGTAAGGAAATTGAATTCACACAACAGAATAAACAAAAGAAAATAATGAATAAAAAAGAACCAGTTCACCACATGGAACATGGTTTTTATTCTTTTCAGGCCAAAAAATCAGGAACCTATCTCTATTATAGTCCGGAAAATTATCCTTTCAATCTTCAGGCTGGTATGTTTGGTGTAATCATCATCCGACCAAAAGAAAAAGATTCTTTAGCTGATAAACCTTCAACTGAAAGACTTTGGTGCAGTAACGAAATAGATACCAAATGGCACACAGATGCTATTATGGGCACTGAATACGACGATTCAAATAAACCGATACTTCTTCCGGATTATAAACCGAATTATTTTCTGATAAATGGTGAAACAATCCTAAGAAACAAAGGTTTGCAATCCCTGCAACATAAAAAAAATGCTGTATTGCTTCGTTTAGTTAATGCGGGATTGTGTATTCATGAAATTATATTTCCATTGGGTACAAAACTTCAATTTATATCAGGAAATGGTAATCATATCAAGGCATTATCGACAGGCTATAATATTGAGATTGATCCTGGAGAATGTCTGGAATTGTATGCTTTTTTAGAAGATACTGCCGAAAAAGCAAAGATTAGATATCAGTTTATAAATCCTCTTACAAAAAAAATATATCATCAGGCCGATATTCCGGTTTTTTATTAA
- a CDS encoding acyl-CoA dehydrogenase family protein, whose translation MADTIEKNVTRGGQFLVKETKCEDIFTPEDFSEEQLMMRDSVKEFVDKELWAHKDRFEKKDYAYTESSMRKAGELGLLGVAVPEEYGGLGMGFVSTMLVCDYISGATGSFSTAFGAHTGIGTMPITLYGTEEQKKKYVPKLATGEWFGAYCLTEPGAGSDANSGKTKAVLSEDGKYYSITGQKMWISNAGFCSVFIVFARIGDDKNITGFIVENDPANGISMNEEEHKLGIRASSTRQVFFNDTKVPVENMLSERGNGFKIAMNALNVGRIKLAAACLDAQRRVTTNAVKYANERIQFNTAIASFGAIRSKLAEMATNAYAGESASYRAAKDIEDRIAAREAEGTTHQEAELKGVEEYAIECSILKVAVSEDVQSCADEGIQIFGGMGFSEDTPMESAWRDARIARIYEGTNEINRMLSVGMLIKKAMKGHVDLLGPAMKVQEELMGIPSFDTPDFSELFAEEKGIIANLKKVFLMVAGSAVQKYGPDLDSHQQLLMAASDILIEIYMAESTILRTEKLAKNQGEDKVQEQIAMAKLYLYKAVDIVNSRGKEGIISFAEGDEQRMMLMGLKRFTKYTNNPNVVALREVITSKLVAENEYCF comes from the coding sequence ATGGCAGATACAATCGAAAAAAACGTGACTCGTGGTGGTCAGTTTTTAGTTAAGGAAACAAAGTGCGAAGATATCTTTACACCAGAAGATTTTTCGGAAGAGCAATTAATGATGCGTGACTCAGTAAAAGAGTTCGTAGACAAAGAATTATGGGCGCATAAAGATCGTTTTGAGAAAAAAGATTATGCGTATACTGAATCATCTATGCGTAAAGCTGGTGAACTTGGACTTCTAGGAGTTGCGGTTCCTGAAGAATACGGCGGATTAGGAATGGGATTCGTATCTACAATGTTAGTTTGCGATTACATTTCTGGTGCTACAGGATCTTTCTCAACTGCTTTTGGTGCTCATACAGGTATTGGAACTATGCCAATCACTCTTTATGGAACTGAAGAACAAAAGAAAAAATACGTTCCTAAATTAGCTACTGGAGAATGGTTTGGAGCTTATTGCTTAACTGAACCAGGTGCGGGATCTGATGCAAACTCAGGAAAAACTAAAGCAGTTTTATCTGAAGATGGAAAATACTATTCTATTACAGGACAAAAAATGTGGATTTCGAATGCAGGTTTCTGTAGCGTTTTCATCGTTTTTGCACGTATTGGAGATGATAAAAACATTACAGGTTTCATCGTAGAAAACGATCCGGCAAACGGAATTTCCATGAATGAAGAAGAGCATAAATTAGGAATCCGTGCTTCTTCTACTCGTCAGGTTTTCTTCAACGATACTAAAGTTCCTGTTGAAAACATGTTATCTGAAAGAGGAAACGGTTTCAAAATAGCAATGAACGCTTTAAATGTTGGTCGTATTAAATTAGCTGCGGCTTGTTTAGATGCACAACGTCGAGTTACTACAAATGCAGTAAAATATGCTAACGAAAGAATTCAGTTTAACACTGCAATTGCATCTTTTGGAGCTATCCGTTCTAAACTAGCTGAAATGGCTACTAATGCATACGCTGGAGAAAGTGCTTCTTACCGTGCTGCAAAAGATATCGAAGACAGAATTGCTGCTCGTGAAGCTGAAGGAACTACTCACCAAGAAGCTGAATTGAAAGGTGTTGAAGAATATGCTATCGAATGTTCTATCCTTAAAGTTGCAGTTTCTGAAGACGTACAATCTTGTGCTGACGAAGGAATTCAGATTTTTGGTGGAATGGGATTCTCTGAAGATACTCCAATGGAGAGCGCCTGGAGAGATGCACGTATCGCTAGAATCTACGAAGGAACAAACGAAATCAACAGAATGCTTTCTGTGGGAATGTTGATCAAAAAGGCTATGAAAGGTCATGTTGATTTATTAGGTCCTGCAATGAAAGTTCAGGAAGAATTAATGGGAATTCCATCTTTTGATACTCCTGATTTCTCTGAATTATTCGCTGAAGAAAAAGGAATCATTGCAAACTTGAAAAAAGTTTTCTTAATGGTTGCTGGTAGTGCAGTTCAAAAATATGGTCCGGATTTAGATTCTCACCAACAGTTATTAATGGCTGCCTCTGATATCTTAATCGAAATCTACATGGCTGAAAGTACCATTCTTAGAACTGAAAAATTAGCCAAAAATCAAGGTGAAGATAAAGTACAAGAGCAAATCGCTATGGCAAAATTATACTTGTATAAAGCTGTAGATATTGTAAACTCAAGAGGTAAAGAAGGAATTATTTCTTTTGCTGAAGGAGACGAACAACGTATGATGTTAATGGGACTTAAACGTTTTACAAAATACACAAACAATCCAAATGTTGTAGCCTTAAGAGAGGTTATTACATCAAAATTAGTTGCAGAAAACGAATACTGCTTCTAA
- a CDS encoding RNA ligase — protein sequence MNTTLLKEMISKNYVKVNKHPEHNLYIYNYTQNAQFERIWNEVTLACRGLILDENENVIARPFPKFFNLGEMENQVLPDTTFEVYDKMDGSLGILYWIDEVPFMASRGSFASDQSDKANEMLHGKYRNSWSLLDKNKTYLFEIIYPENRIVLDYGVAEELVLLAIIDTKSGEEFPLEDIGFPLVEKYNGIKDISVLKEMDIENKEGFIIKYSNNFRVKIKFEEYLRLHRIITQVSNLNIWEYLKTNQPMEEILERVPDEFFDWVKETKKELETKYAVIKNQAQKDFKVLETVKETALYFQTCKHPGVLFAMLNNKDYSVIIWKMIRPTFEKPFNREEV from the coding sequence ATGAATACAACGCTTTTAAAAGAAATGATTTCAAAAAATTACGTGAAGGTAAACAAACATCCTGAACATAATTTATACATTTATAACTATACTCAAAATGCACAATTCGAAAGAATTTGGAATGAGGTTACTTTAGCATGCAGAGGCTTGATTTTAGATGAAAATGAAAATGTGATTGCGAGACCTTTTCCTAAGTTTTTCAATCTGGGCGAAATGGAAAATCAAGTTCTTCCTGATACCACTTTTGAAGTGTATGATAAAATGGATGGTTCATTAGGGATTTTGTATTGGATCGATGAGGTTCCTTTTATGGCGAGCAGAGGTTCTTTTGCAAGCGATCAATCAGATAAAGCAAACGAAATGCTGCACGGAAAATATAGAAATTCATGGTCACTTTTGGATAAAAATAAAACCTATTTGTTTGAAATTATTTATCCTGAAAACCGAATTGTATTAGATTATGGTGTGGCCGAAGAATTGGTTTTACTGGCTATTATTGATACAAAATCCGGTGAAGAATTTCCGCTGGAAGATATTGGTTTTCCTTTGGTTGAAAAATACAACGGAATCAAAGATATTTCGGTTTTAAAAGAAATGGATATTGAAAACAAAGAAGGTTTCATCATTAAATATTCAAATAATTTTAGAGTGAAAATTAAATTTGAAGAGTATCTTCGTTTACACCGAATTATTACTCAGGTTTCTAATTTGAATATTTGGGAATATTTGAAAACCAATCAGCCAATGGAAGAAATTTTGGAACGTGTTCCTGATGAGTTTTTTGATTGGGTAAAAGAAACTAAAAAAGAGTTAGAAACTAAATATGCGGTAATAAAAAATCAAGCCCAAAAAGATTTCAAAGTATTGGAAACTGTCAAAGAAACTGCTTTGTATTTCCAGACTTGTAAACATCCTGGTGTGTTGTTTGCAATGCTGAATAACAAAGATTATTCGGTGATTATCTGGAAAATGATTCGGCCAACATTTGAAAAACCGTTTAATAGAGAAGAAGTATAA
- a CDS encoding 3-hydroxyacyl-CoA dehydrogenase NAD-binding domain-containing protein, with protein sequence MKRTIKKVAVIGSGIMGSGIACHFANIGVEVLLLDIVPRELTEAETKKGLTLESKAVRNRVVNEHLANSLKSKPSPIYSQKFANRITTGNTTDDMAKIANVDWIIEVVVERLDIKKLVFEQIEKFRKPGTLVTSNTSGIPIHFMSEGRSEDFQQHFCGTHFFNPARYLKLFEIIPGPKTSTEVLDFLNEYGSKFLGKTSVVAKDTPAFIGNRIGIYGIQSLFHLVKEMGLTIEEVDKLTGPVIGRPKSATFRTVDVVGLDTLVHVANGIYENCPTDEQHELFKLPDFINKMMENNWLGSKTGQGFYKKVDKDILSLDLDTLEYRAAKKANFATLELTKTIDKPINRFKVLVKGKDKAGEFYRKSFAGMFAYVSNRIPEISDELYKIDDAMKAGFGWENGPFEIWDAIGVENGIEIMKAEGLAPAAWVNDMLASGSKSFYTVKEGATYFYNIPTKSQVKVPGQDSFIILNNIRESKKVWSNSGAIIQDLGDGILNLEFQSKMNTIGGDVLQAINKAIDLSEKEYQGLVIGNQAANFSVGANIGMIFMMAVEQEYDELNMAIKMFQDTMMRVRYSSIPVVVAPHGMTFGGGCEMSLHADKVVAAAETYMGLVEFGVGVLPGGGGSKEMALRASDLFRKNDVELNVLQEYFLTIAMAKVSTSGYEAFDTGLLQHGKDVIVVNKDRQIAEAKKHALLMAEAGYTQPIRRTDVKVLGKQALGMFLVGTDQMEAGKYISEHDKKIANKLAYVMAGGDLSEATLVSEQYLLDIEREAFLSLCTERKTLERIQYMLTKGKPLRN encoded by the coding sequence ATGAAACGCACAATTAAAAAAGTTGCTGTAATTGGATCCGGAATTATGGGTTCAGGAATAGCTTGTCATTTTGCCAATATTGGTGTTGAAGTTTTATTACTTGACATCGTACCACGCGAGTTGACAGAAGCTGAAACTAAAAAAGGATTAACGCTTGAAAGTAAAGCTGTTCGCAACCGAGTGGTAAACGAGCACTTGGCGAATTCATTAAAATCGAAACCGTCTCCTATTTACAGTCAAAAATTTGCAAATAGAATCACGACTGGAAACACGACTGATGATATGGCAAAAATTGCCAACGTTGACTGGATTATCGAGGTTGTTGTAGAGCGTTTGGATATTAAGAAATTGGTATTTGAACAAATCGAGAAATTCCGTAAACCGGGAACTTTGGTTACTTCTAACACTTCTGGTATTCCAATTCATTTTATGAGCGAAGGAAGAAGCGAAGATTTTCAACAACACTTCTGCGGAACTCACTTTTTTAACCCTGCGCGTTACTTAAAGTTATTTGAAATTATTCCTGGTCCAAAAACCTCAACTGAAGTATTGGATTTCTTAAACGAATACGGATCTAAATTCTTAGGAAAAACTTCGGTTGTTGCTAAAGATACTCCAGCGTTTATTGGAAACAGAATTGGTATTTACGGAATCCAAAGTTTATTCCACTTGGTTAAAGAAATGGGATTAACGATTGAAGAAGTTGATAAATTGACTGGACCTGTAATTGGTCGTCCAAAATCGGCTACTTTCCGTACTGTTGACGTTGTTGGTTTAGATACTTTGGTACACGTTGCCAATGGTATTTATGAAAACTGCCCAACTGACGAACAACACGAATTGTTTAAACTTCCTGATTTCATCAACAAAATGATGGAGAATAACTGGTTAGGAAGCAAAACCGGACAAGGTTTTTATAAAAAAGTAGATAAAGACATTCTTTCTTTAGACTTAGATACATTAGAATACCGCGCTGCTAAAAAAGCAAATTTTGCTACGCTTGAACTTACAAAAACTATCGATAAACCTATCAATCGTTTTAAAGTTTTGGTTAAAGGAAAAGACAAAGCGGGTGAATTCTACCGTAAGAGTTTCGCCGGAATGTTTGCTTATGTGTCAAACAGAATTCCTGAAATCTCAGACGAATTATACAAAATTGATGATGCCATGAAAGCTGGTTTTGGATGGGAAAATGGTCCATTCGAAATTTGGGATGCTATTGGTGTCGAAAACGGAATCGAAATCATGAAAGCAGAAGGTTTAGCTCCTGCTGCATGGGTAAATGATATGTTAGCTTCTGGAAGCAAAAGTTTCTATACTGTAAAAGAAGGTGCAACTTATTTCTATAATATTCCAACAAAATCTCAAGTTAAAGTTCCTGGACAAGATTCATTCATTATCTTAAACAACATTCGCGAAAGCAAAAAAGTTTGGAGTAATAGTGGTGCAATTATTCAGGATTTAGGAGACGGAATCTTGAACTTAGAATTCCAATCTAAAATGAATACAATTGGTGGCGATGTACTTCAGGCTATCAATAAAGCAATCGACTTATCTGAAAAAGAATATCAAGGTTTAGTTATTGGTAATCAAGCAGCGAATTTCTCTGTTGGAGCTAATATCGGAATGATTTTCATGATGGCGGTTGAACAGGAATATGACGAATTGAACATGGCGATCAAAATGTTCCAGGACACTATGATGCGTGTTCGTTATTCTTCTATTCCAGTTGTTGTTGCACCTCACGGAATGACTTTTGGCGGTGGATGCGAAATGAGCTTACATGCTGATAAAGTGGTTGCTGCTGCTGAAACTTACATGGGATTAGTTGAATTTGGTGTTGGTGTACTTCCTGGTGGTGGTGGATCTAAAGAAATGGCTTTGAGAGCTTCAGATTTGTTCCGTAAAAATGATGTGGAATTAAACGTTCTTCAAGAGTATTTCTTGACTATCGCAATGGCAAAAGTATCAACTTCTGGTTATGAAGCTTTTGACACTGGACTTCTTCAACATGGTAAAGATGTTATTGTTGTAAACAAAGATCGTCAGATCGCTGAAGCTAAAAAACATGCTTTGTTAATGGCTGAAGCTGGTTATACGCAACCTATCAGAAGAACTGATGTGAAAGTATTAGGAAAACAAGCTCTTGGAATGTTCTTAGTTGGGACGGATCAAATGGAAGCTGGAAAATACATTTCTGAGCACGACAAGAAAATCGCTAACAAACTGGCTTATGTAATGGCTGGTGGTGATTTATCTGAAGCGACTTTAGTATCTGAGCAATATTTATTAGACATCGAACGTGAAGCTTTCTTGAGTTTATGTACAGAAAGAAAAACTCTGGAAAGAATTCAATATATGTTAACTAAAGGAAAACCACTTCGTAATTAG
- a CDS encoding AAA family ATPase yields MRKVILMRGLPGSGKSTLAKKIIADNPETYKRINRDDLRAMFDNGITSQNNEKFVKKVRDFLIVKSLEEGKSIVIDDTNLSETNLRRVSQLVQEYNAKFNEKVEVEVMEVNTDVAVCIERDALREKPVGEKVILKMHRQFFKDSPEYAIQNPDLPKAIICDLDGTLALMNGRNPFDASKCDEDEINNPVANVLRNYKKLGYEILLVSGREDRYKDPTLRFLEKHEIEYDALIMRKTKDNRKDSIIKTEIYNESIKDKYFVEFVLDDRNQVVDTWRNDLKLPCFQVYYGDF; encoded by the coding sequence ATGAGAAAAGTAATTTTAATGAGAGGGTTGCCGGGAAGTGGAAAATCGACTTTGGCAAAAAAGATAATTGCAGATAATCCTGAAACCTATAAACGAATAAACAGAGATGATTTGCGCGCCATGTTTGATAACGGAATTACATCTCAAAACAACGAAAAGTTTGTTAAGAAAGTTCGTGACTTTTTAATCGTAAAATCTTTAGAAGAAGGAAAAAGCATTGTAATAGACGATACTAATTTATCTGAAACAAATCTTAGACGCGTTTCTCAATTAGTTCAGGAATACAATGCAAAATTCAATGAAAAGGTCGAAGTTGAGGTTATGGAAGTCAATACAGATGTTGCGGTTTGTATAGAAAGAGATGCTTTAAGAGAAAAACCTGTTGGAGAAAAAGTAATTCTAAAAATGCACCGACAATTTTTTAAAGATTCTCCGGAATACGCAATCCAAAACCCAGATTTGCCAAAAGCAATTATCTGTGATCTTGACGGAACTTTGGCTTTAATGAACGGGAGAAACCCTTTTGATGCAAGCAAATGTGACGAAGACGAAATCAATAATCCGGTGGCTAATGTTTTGAGAAATTACAAGAAATTGGGATATGAAATATTGCTGGTTTCAGGAAGAGAAGACCGATACAAAGATCCAACATTACGTTTTCTTGAAAAACATGAAATCGAATACGACGCTTTGATCATGAGAAAAACCAAAGACAACCGAAAAGATTCAATCATAAAAACCGAAATCTATAACGAATCTATCAAAGATAAATATTTTGTCGAATTTGTTTTAGACGACAGAAACCAAGTAGTTGACACCTGGAGAAATGACTTGAAATTACCGTGCTTCCAAGTGTACTACGGAGATTTCTAA
- a CDS encoding acetyl-CoA C-acyltransferase, whose protein sequence is MKTAYIVKAYRTAVGKAPKGVFRFKRPDELAAETIQFMMDELPDFDKKRIDDVMVGNAMPEAEQGLNVGRLISLMGLKVEDVPGVTVNRYCASGLETIGMATAKIQSGMADCIIAGGAESMSFIPMGGYKPTPDYNLAAAGHEDYYWGMGLTAEAVANQYKISREDQDEFAYNSHMKALKAQAEGKFDKQIVPITVDQTFINENGKKETKSYVVKQDEGPRAGTSVAALAGLRPVFAADGSVTAGNSSQMSDGAAFVLIMSEDMVKELNLEPIARLVNFASSGVEPRIMGIGPVKAIPKALKQAGLTLNDIELIELNEAFASQALAVTRELNINPDIVNVNGGAIALGHPLGCTGAKLSVQLFDEMKRRGSKYGIVSMCVGTGQGSAGIYEVL, encoded by the coding sequence ATGAAAACAGCATATATAGTAAAAGCTTACCGTACTGCGGTAGGAAAAGCACCAAAAGGGGTTTTTAGATTTAAAAGACCTGATGAATTAGCTGCAGAAACCATTCAGTTTATGATGGATGAATTGCCTGATTTTGACAAAAAACGTATCGATGACGTTATGGTAGGAAATGCCATGCCGGAAGCTGAACAAGGACTTAACGTTGGACGTTTGATCTCATTAATGGGATTAAAAGTAGAAGATGTTCCTGGTGTAACTGTTAATCGTTATTGCGCATCTGGATTAGAAACTATCGGAATGGCGACTGCTAAAATCCAATCAGGAATGGCAGATTGTATCATTGCAGGTGGAGCTGAAAGTATGAGTTTTATTCCGATGGGAGGTTACAAACCAACTCCGGATTATAACCTTGCTGCTGCAGGTCACGAAGATTACTATTGGGGAATGGGTTTAACTGCTGAAGCGGTTGCTAATCAATACAAAATCTCAAGAGAAGACCAAGATGAGTTTGCTTATAACTCTCATATGAAAGCCTTGAAAGCGCAAGCTGAAGGGAAATTCGACAAACAAATCGTTCCAATTACTGTTGACCAAACTTTCATCAATGAAAATGGTAAAAAAGAAACTAAGTCTTATGTTGTAAAACAAGACGAAGGTCCAAGAGCCGGAACTTCTGTTGCTGCATTAGCTGGTTTAAGACCTGTTTTTGCTGCTGACGGAAGTGTAACTGCCGGAAACTCTTCTCAAATGAGTGATGGTGCTGCATTCGTTTTAATCATGAGTGAAGATATGGTTAAAGAATTAAACCTTGAGCCAATTGCACGTTTGGTAAACTTTGCTTCTTCTGGTGTTGAGCCAAGAATCATGGGTATTGGTCCTGTAAAAGCAATTCCGAAAGCATTAAAACAAGCGGGATTAACATTGAACGATATCGAGTTAATTGAATTAAACGAGGCTTTTGCTTCACAAGCTTTAGCAGTTACTCGCGAGTTAAATATAAACCCGGATATCGTAAACGTAAACGGTGGAGCTATCGCTTTAGGTCACCCTCTGGGATGTACAGGAGCTAAACTTTCTGTTCAGTTATTCGACGAAATGAAACGCAGAGGCAGTAAATACGGAATCGTTTCTATGTGTGTAGGAACTGGACAAGGAAGCGCTGGGATTTACGAGGTTTTATAG
- a CDS encoding WYL domain-containing protein — protein sequence MSQNKNALIRYKTIDKCLQNKYRSWTLEDLIEACSEALFEYEGRENPISKRTIQMDIQLMRSEKLGYNAPIVVYDKKYYKYEDDEFSITDIPLTETDMNVLTETVSMLKQFKDFSLFNDVSDILQRLEDKIYSEKSHTKPVIYLDKNDGLKGLHYLDEVYQAIIKKIVLVITYKSFKSKEETKFHFHPFILKEFNNRWFLIGKTKGSQPITNLALDRIIAIDYDFNLPYIEEDFDADSYYKNIIGVTVNTGLQPRKIELWIDAANAPYVLTKPLHHTQRLIKENEDKSIVVHLFISPNYEMERIILGFGDGIEVLRPENLRNRMKKILQKAIQRYED from the coding sequence ATGTCTCAAAACAAGAACGCCTTAATACGATATAAAACGATAGACAAATGTCTACAAAATAAATATCGATCCTGGACTTTGGAGGATTTGATCGAAGCTTGTTCTGAAGCTTTGTTTGAATATGAAGGTCGGGAAAACCCAATTAGTAAACGCACAATCCAAATGGATATTCAATTGATGCGGAGTGAAAAGCTGGGTTATAATGCACCTATTGTCGTTTATGATAAAAAGTATTATAAATACGAGGACGATGAGTTTTCGATTACAGATATTCCGCTGACGGAAACGGATATGAATGTTTTGACTGAAACGGTTTCGATGTTGAAGCAGTTTAAGGATTTCTCTTTGTTTAATGATGTATCGGATATTTTGCAACGTTTGGAGGATAAAATCTATTCGGAGAAATCGCATACAAAGCCTGTAATTTATCTGGACAAAAACGATGGATTAAAAGGTTTACATTATTTAGATGAAGTGTATCAGGCGATTATCAAGAAGATTGTTCTTGTGATTACGTATAAATCCTTTAAATCGAAAGAGGAAACTAAATTTCACTTTCATCCTTTTATTTTGAAGGAGTTTAATAATCGATGGTTTTTGATTGGGAAGACTAAGGGTTCTCAACCAATTACGAATTTGGCATTGGACAGAATTATTGCGATCGACTACGATTTTAACCTTCCTTATATAGAGGAGGATTTTGATGCTGATTCTTATTATAAGAATATAATAGGTGTTACGGTAAATACGGGTTTACAGCCCAGAAAAATTGAGCTTTGGATTGATGCTGCTAATGCGCCGTATGTTTTGACTAAACCGCTGCATCATACGCAAAGACTTATTAAGGAGAATGAGGATAAGAGTATTGTTGTTCATTTGTTTATTAGCCCGAATTACGAAATGGAACGTATTATTCTGGGTTTTGGAGACGGAATTGAGGTTCTGCGCCCTGAAAACCTCAGGAATCGAATGAAAAAAATCCTTCAGAAAGCGATTCAACGATATGAAGACTAA